A section of the Aphis gossypii isolate Hap1 unplaced genomic scaffold, ASM2018417v2 Contig00503, whole genome shotgun sequence genome encodes:
- the LOC126554433 gene encoding uncharacterized protein LOC126554433 isoform X1, which produces MPRLYTRKTEKGKWTAEQLQAAILAFNSGRKIRDVGRTFGIAESTLRSRLKNQNFIKPKLGRKPTFSFEVEKELTNHVLKLSKYFYVLTPTELRRLAYEYAVANDIEHRFCSSTKSAGYDWLGLFLKRNPEISLCTPEGTSLNRVSSFNETNVRLFYKNLEETMDKFKLNDKCTRIFNVDETGITTLQKPSRILGPKGQKQVGSIISWERGKNVTVVCCMNAADSFIPPMFIYPRARVSQLLGRGGQTGSLYECSKN; this is translated from the coding sequence atgCCAAGACTATATACTAGGAAGACTGAAAAAGGAAAATGGACTGCAGAACAACTACAAGCGGCTATACTTGCCTTTAACTCAGGTCGAAAAATTCGTGATGTTGGTCGAACTTTTGGCATTGCAGAATCAACACTTCGGAGTAgactaaaaaatcaaaattttattaaacctaAACTTGGTAGAAAACCAACATTTTCGTTTGAGGTTGAAAAAGAATTAACGAATCATGTACTAAAACTGTctaaatacttttatgttttaacaCCGACTGAATTAAGACGACTTGCTTATGAATATGCTGTTGCAAATGACATTGAACATAGATTTTGTAGCTCAACAAAATCAGCTGGATATGACTGGCTaggactatttttaaaaagaaatccCGAAATAAGTTTATGCACTCCAGAAGGTACCAGTTTAAACAGAGTTTCATCATTCAATGAAACTAATgtacgattattttataaaaatctagaGGAAACGATGGACAAGTTCAAACTGAATGATAAATGTACTcgaatttttaatgttgacgAAACAGGAATTACAACTCTTCAAAAACCATCAAGGATTTTGGGTCCAAAAGGCCAAAAGCAAGTTGGGTCAATAATAAGCTGGGAACGTGGCAAAAATGTTACAGTTGTTTGTTGTATGAATGCTGCAGATTCATTTATTCCACCTATGTTTATATACCCAAGGGCTAGAGTTAGTCAATTGTTAGGTAGAGGTGGTCAAACTGGCTCTTTATACGAATGTTCAAAGAATTGA
- the LOC126554433 gene encoding uncharacterized protein LOC126554433 isoform X2, translated as MPRLYTRKTEKGKWTAEQLQAAILAFNSGRKIRDVGRTFGIAESTLRSRLKNQNFIKPKLGRKPTFSFEVEKELTNHVLKLSKYFYVLTPTELRRLAYEYAVANDIEHRFCSSTKSAGYDWLGLFLKRNPEISLCTPEEETMDKFKLNDKCTRIFNVDETGITTLQKPSRILGPKGQKQVGSIISWERGKNVTVVCCMNAADSFIPPMFIYPRARVSQLLGRGGQTGSLYECSKN; from the exons atgCCAAGACTATATACTAGGAAGACTGAAAAAGGAAAATGGACTGCAGAACAACTACAAGCGGCTATACTTGCCTTTAACTCAGGTCGAAAAATTCGTGATGTTGGTCGAACTTTTGGCATTGCAGAATCAACACTTCGGAGTAgactaaaaaatcaaaattttattaaacctaAACTTGGTAGAAAACCAACATTTTCGTTTGAGGTTGAAAAAGAATTAACGAATCATGTACTAAAACTGTctaaatacttttatgttttaacaCCGACTGAATTAAGACGACTTGCTTATGAATATGCTGTTGCAAATGACATTGAACATAGATTTTGTAGCTCAACAAAATCAGCTGGATATGACTGGCTaggactatttttaaaaagaaatccCGAAATAAGTTTATGCACTCCAGAAG aGGAAACGATGGACAAGTTCAAACTGAATGATAAATGTACTcgaatttttaatgttgacgAAACAGGAATTACAACTCTTCAAAAACCATCAAGGATTTTGGGTCCAAAAGGCCAAAAGCAAGTTGGGTCAATAATAAGCTGGGAACGTGGCAAAAATGTTACAGTTGTTTGTTGTATGAATGCTGCAGATTCATTTATTCCACCTATGTTTATATACCCAAGGGCTAGAGTTAGTCAATTGTTAGGTAGAGGTGGTCAAACTGGCTCTTTATACGAATGTTCAAAGAATTGA
- the LOC126554435 gene encoding death-associated inhibitor of apoptosis 2-like has protein sequence MESRFIEFISVQTVQLIFNHRSIRFLRNNAYPTYPEFTTFISRLKTFNLFPLTSSQDKYSLAESGFIYSGKKDIVECFCCGIILHRWEKEDNPWIEHSRWNPKCVFVLLSKGNQFVENVVKNMVLSN, from the exons ATGG aaagtcgttttattgaattcatttcAGTTCAGACAGTTCAGTTAATATTCAACCATCGTTCAATCAGGTTCT TACGAAACAATGCATATCCTACATATCCAGAATTCACTACATTTATATCAAGAttgaaaacattcaatttatttccgtTGACTTCATCTCAAGATAAATACTCATTAGCTGAAAgcggttttatatattcagggaaaaaagatattgttgaatgtttttgCTGCGGTATTATATTGCATCGTTGGGAAAAAGAAGATAATCCATGGATTGAACATTCAAGATGGAATCCgaaatgtgtttttgtattattatcaaaaggaaatcagtttgttgaaaatgtagtaaaaaatatg gtTCTATcgaattag
- the LOC126554442 gene encoding uncharacterized protein LOC126554442: MIGLQPLPPVLPPFHIRGAGRGRRGRGRQRAAAVSENHGMVRHPNVRQQPGGNLRLIEGRHLLGNTDNIEVPIQIQANNEDRNEPLDQPENEIEQPHINDTLAEEEVYEIVELIIDDAFVDGRLILNVIILKH, from the exons ATGATTGGACTTCAGCCTCTGCCACCTGTATTACCACCATTCCACATTCGTGGTGCTGGTAGAGGTAGGAGGGGTCGTGGTCGTCAACGGGCAGCAGCAGTTTCAGAAAACCATGGAATGGTCCGGCATCCAAATGTGCGCCAACAACCAGGTGGTAACCTTAGATTAATTGAAGGTCGCCATCTTCTCG ggaATACAGACAATATTGAGGTGCCAATCCAGATTCAAG CAAATAATGAAGACCGAAATGAGCCCCTTGATCAGCCAGAAAACGAAA TTGAACAGCCACATATCAATGATACGTTAGCGGAGGAAGAGGTCTATGAAATAGTTGAGCTTATCATAGATGATGCTTTTGTTGACGGtagattgattttaaatgttataatactgAAACATTAG
- the LOC126554436 gene encoding LOW QUALITY PROTEIN: uncharacterized protein LOC126554436 (The sequence of the model RefSeq protein was modified relative to this genomic sequence to represent the inferred CDS: deleted 3 bases in 2 codons): MADGLGSSDMRNSYININIFFIYRLCLLPHLPPQQMPELPEDFHILGGFLAITRLATRMGILNRIVQLVDYVRQYWLTTVRPSGFSVYGVNIRTNNFVESFHSMLKSTIGIHHPVWSFYDRLRSVESRVRRETYKQSMANKYEDLLCLAETQITAFWLMLYGTYAMAAMTQ, translated from the exons atggcGGATGGATTAGGATCTAGTGATATGAGAAAttcttacattaatattaacattttttttatatatagattatgtcTTTTACCACACTTGCCACCACAACAGATGCCAGAATTGCCAGAAGACTTCCACATTCTTGGGGGCTTTCTAGCAATCACAAGATTGGCAACACGT ATGGGCATACTGAACCGTATTGTTCAGTTAGTGGACTATGTCAGACAATACTGGTTGACAACAGTACGTCCATCCGGGTTTTCCGTTTATGGTGTAAACATCCGTACAAACAACTTTGTGGAAAGTTTTCACAGTATGCTTAAGTCCACCATAGGCATACATCACCCAGTCTGGTCTTTTTAcg ATCGATTACGATCGGTTGAAAGTAGAGTACGGAGGGAAACA TACAAACAATCAATGGCCAACAA GTACGAAGATCTTTTGTGTCTAGCAGAGACACAAATAACTGCATTTTGGCTGATGCTCTACGGAACATACGCTATGGCCGCTATGACACAATGA